From Pseudomonas vanderleydeniana, the proteins below share one genomic window:
- a CDS encoding precorrin-8X methylmutase, whose amino-acid sequence MIDYIRDGQEIYRNSFAIIRAEANLARIPADLEKLAVRVIHACGMVDAIDGLQFSPGAGKAGREALAAGAPILCDARMVSEGITRARLPANNQVICTLRDEQVPALAAELGNTRSAVALELWRPYLEGSVVVIGNAPTSLFYLLEMLDAGAPKPALILGFPVGFVGAAESKAMLAADSRGVPFVIMQGRLGGSAMAAAAVNALATEVE is encoded by the coding sequence ATGATTGATTACATCCGCGATGGTCAGGAGATCTATCGCAATTCCTTCGCGATCATTCGCGCGGAGGCGAACCTGGCGCGTATCCCCGCCGACCTGGAAAAGCTGGCCGTACGGGTGATCCACGCCTGCGGCATGGTCGATGCCATCGACGGCCTGCAGTTCTCGCCGGGTGCCGGCAAGGCCGGGCGCGAAGCCCTGGCGGCCGGGGCGCCGATTCTCTGCGATGCGCGGATGGTCTCCGAAGGCATCACGCGCGCCCGCCTGCCGGCCAACAACCAGGTGATCTGCACCCTGCGCGACGAACAGGTGCCGGCGCTGGCGGCGGAGCTGGGCAATACCCGCTCGGCCGTCGCCCTGGAACTGTGGCGGCCGTACCTCGAAGGCAGCGTGGTGGTGATCGGCAATGCCCCGACCTCGCTGTTCTACCTGCTGGAAATGCTCGATGCCGGCGCGCCGAAGCCGGCGTTGATCCTCGGTTTCCCGGTGGGCTTCGTCGGCGCCGCCGAATCCAAGGCGATGCTGGCCGCCGACAGCCGTGGCGTGCCGTTCGTGATCATGCAGGGTCGCCTCGGCGGCAGCGCCATGGCCGCCGCGGCCGTCAACGCCCTCGCCACGGAGGTGGAATGA
- a CDS encoding precorrin-2 C(20)-methyltransferase, translating to MQQPGRLIGLGVGPGDPELITVKALRLLRESPVVAYFVAKGKKGNAFGIIEGHLQQAQTLLPLVYPVTTEVLPAPLSYEQVISDFYDEASLEVAAHLDAGRDVAVICEGDPFFYGSYMYLHDRLAERYETQVIPGVCSMLGGASVLGVPLVYRNQSLSVLSGVLPHDELKRRLADADAAVVMKLGRNLPKVREVLNELGLAGRALYVERATMANQKIVPLAEVDPMSSPYFSLIIVPGERWQG from the coding sequence ATGCAGCAGCCTGGACGTCTGATTGGCCTCGGTGTGGGGCCGGGTGATCCGGAACTGATCACCGTGAAGGCGCTGCGCCTGCTGCGCGAGTCGCCGGTGGTGGCGTATTTCGTTGCCAAGGGCAAGAAAGGCAATGCCTTCGGCATCATCGAAGGTCATCTGCAGCAGGCCCAGACCCTGCTGCCGTTGGTTTACCCGGTGACCACCGAGGTCTTGCCGGCCCCTCTGTCCTACGAGCAGGTGATCAGCGACTTCTACGACGAAGCCAGCCTGGAGGTGGCCGCGCATCTGGACGCCGGCCGCGACGTGGCGGTGATCTGCGAAGGTGATCCGTTCTTCTACGGCTCGTACATGTACCTGCATGACCGCCTGGCCGAGCGCTATGAGACGCAAGTGATCCCTGGGGTCTGCTCGATGCTCGGTGGCGCCTCGGTGCTCGGTGTGCCGCTGGTGTACCGCAACCAGAGCCTGTCGGTGCTCTCCGGTGTACTGCCCCACGACGAGCTCAAGCGCCGCCTGGCCGATGCCGATGCGGCCGTGGTGATGAAGCTGGGCCGCAACCTGCCGAAGGTACGCGAGGTGCTGAACGAGCTGGGTCTGGCCGGGCGTGCGCTGTACGTGGAGCGGGCCACCATGGCCAACCAGAAGATTGTCCCGCTCGCGGAGGTCGACCCGATGTCCTCGCCGTACTTCTCGCTGATCATCGTGCCCGGCGAACGGTGGCAGGGATGA
- the cobJ gene encoding precorrin-3B C(17)-methyltransferase: MSRPVPAIVILGSGSLATARRLQQIYPDALIHGLAERVEGADRSYHEFGATLRQLYQQDTPIIALCAAGIVIRSLAPVLLEKGAEPPVLAVAEDGSAVVPLLGGLGGVNIMAREIAAGLGVAAAITTSGELRFGTCLLNPPSGYALADLELGKRFVSDLLAGESVRIEGDAPWLAEARLPQGQGARLSIHVGSAERTPAADELLIYPRCVLATVSADVPELAECVRNELREAGIAQQSLACLLAADTQMAVPALHEAARQLGVPLRFVPVEASLEQMARLAAPAASTLHVGARLTLAVAAQPLEPGRIGRPRGRLAVIGLGPGAAELMVPAVRAELDRANDVLGYETYVRMAGPFRADQVLHCTDNREEMQRARHAFELAAAGRSVVVVSSGDPGVFAMAAAVLEALHESDEPSWHGVELEVLPGVSASLATAAQAGAPLGHDFCVMSLSDNLKPWAIIEKRLDLAAEADLALAFYNPISRSRPWQLGRALEIVAHHRRPETPVVLGRDIGRPGQTLRVTTLGELTPDQVDMRTMVIVGSSTTCVFPRAEGGEWVYTPRWYGEKPGS, translated from the coding sequence ATGAGCCGCCCGGTACCGGCCATTGTCATCCTCGGCAGTGGCAGCCTGGCGACCGCGCGCCGGCTTCAGCAGATCTATCCGGACGCCCTGATCCATGGCCTGGCCGAGCGGGTCGAGGGGGCTGACCGAAGCTATCACGAGTTCGGTGCGACCCTGCGCCAGCTCTACCAGCAGGACACCCCGATCATTGCCCTTTGCGCCGCCGGGATCGTGATCCGCAGCCTGGCCCCGGTGTTGCTGGAGAAGGGCGCCGAACCGCCGGTACTGGCGGTGGCGGAGGACGGCAGCGCAGTGGTGCCCCTGCTCGGTGGCCTCGGCGGGGTGAACATCATGGCCCGGGAAATCGCGGCGGGCCTGGGAGTGGCCGCTGCCATCACCACCAGTGGCGAGCTGCGTTTCGGCACCTGCCTGCTCAATCCGCCGAGCGGATACGCGTTGGCTGACCTGGAACTGGGCAAGCGTTTCGTCTCGGACCTGCTGGCGGGTGAAAGCGTTCGTATCGAAGGCGATGCCCCCTGGTTGGCCGAAGCACGCCTGCCGCAGGGGCAGGGCGCCAGGCTGTCGATCCACGTAGGCAGCGCCGAGCGCACGCCAGCAGCCGACGAATTGCTGATCTATCCTCGCTGCGTGCTGGCGACGGTGTCGGCGGACGTGCCGGAACTGGCCGAGTGCGTACGTAACGAACTACGCGAGGCTGGCATCGCGCAACAGTCCCTGGCCTGCCTGTTGGCTGCGGATACGCAGATGGCTGTCCCGGCCTTGCATGAGGCGGCCAGGCAGTTGGGCGTACCGCTGCGTTTCGTGCCGGTCGAGGCCAGCCTGGAGCAGATGGCGCGCCTGGCCGCGCCTGCGGCTTCGACGCTGCATGTCGGCGCGCGACTGACACTGGCCGTCGCCGCACAACCGCTGGAGCCTGGGCGGATCGGCCGTCCACGCGGACGCCTGGCGGTGATCGGCCTCGGGCCGGGGGCCGCCGAACTGATGGTGCCAGCGGTCAGGGCCGAGCTGGATCGGGCCAACGATGTGCTCGGTTACGAGACCTACGTGCGCATGGCCGGCCCATTCCGGGCCGACCAGGTACTGCATTGCACCGACAACCGCGAGGAAATGCAGCGTGCCCGGCATGCCTTCGAACTGGCGGCTGCCGGTCGCTCGGTGGTGGTGGTGTCGTCCGGTGACCCGGGGGTGTTCGCCATGGCGGCGGCGGTGCTCGAGGCCTTGCACGAGTCCGACGAGCCGAGCTGGCACGGCGTCGAACTGGAGGTGCTGCCCGGTGTTTCCGCTTCGCTGGCCACCGCGGCCCAGGCCGGGGCACCGTTGGGGCATGACTTCTGCGTGATGTCGCTGTCGGACAACCTCAAGCCCTGGGCGATCATCGAGAAACGCCTCGACCTCGCCGCCGAGGCCGACCTGGCGCTGGCGTTCTACAACCCGATCTCCCGCTCGCGTCCGTGGCAACTGGGACGGGCGCTGGAGATCGTCGCCCACCATCGCAGGCCCGAGACTCCGGTGGTACTGGGGCGGGATATCGGTCGCCCAGGGCAGACACTGCGAGTGACCACCCTGGGCGAGCTGACGCCGGACCAGGTCGACATGCGCACCATGGTCATCGTCGGCTCGTCCACCACCTGCGTGTTTCCCCGCGCCGAGGGTGGCGAATGGGTCTACACGCCGCGTTGGTACGGCGAAAAACCGGGTTCCTGA
- a CDS encoding MarC family protein — MLHVLFSVYLKMLVLYSPFFVLSCFISLTRGYSSRERRRLAWKVALATLVSSVLLYLFGRVIFSVFGITVDAFRIGAGSVLFISALGMAQGKSAVQSDNVQQDVTIVPLTIPLTVGPGTIGALLVMGVSQPHWDDKLTAIVSIALASFTVGVVLYLSNRIERLLGDQGLQIVSRLMGLFVCALAAQIIFTGVRGYLVP, encoded by the coding sequence ATGCTCCACGTGTTGTTCAGTGTTTACCTGAAGATGCTGGTGCTCTACAGCCCGTTCTTCGTCTTGTCCTGCTTCATCAGCCTGACCCGCGGTTACTCCAGCAGGGAACGCCGCCGCCTGGCCTGGAAAGTCGCCCTCGCCACCCTGGTCTCCAGCGTGCTGCTGTACCTGTTCGGCCGGGTGATTTTCAGCGTGTTCGGCATCACCGTCGACGCTTTCCGCATCGGCGCAGGCAGCGTACTGTTCATCTCGGCGCTGGGCATGGCCCAGGGCAAGTCCGCGGTGCAGAGCGACAATGTGCAGCAGGACGTGACCATCGTGCCGTTGACCATCCCGCTGACGGTCGGCCCCGGCACCATCGGTGCCCTGCTGGTGATGGGCGTGAGCCAGCCGCACTGGGACGACAAGCTCACCGCCATCGTCAGTATCGCCCTGGCGAGCTTCACCGTCGGCGTGGTGCTGTACCTGTCGAACCGTATCGAACGCCTGCTCGGCGACCAGGGGCTGCAGATCGTCAGCCGCCTGATGGGGCTGTTCGTCTGCGCCCTGGCGGCACAGATCATCTTTACCGGGGTACGCGGCTACCTGGTGCCTTGA
- a CDS encoding hybrid sensor histidine kinase/response regulator, with amino-acid sequence MRWLRIAISFTVSLLTLLCLATAAQASQGSGWAVLQDDQADLQLSDIRSSRYINQFSPIELDRLTAAQPGGALWLRFRLQPGKHEQLLRIFAPDLARLDLYTFDGDTLVDQVRSGNDLPKVDRPLSSSDFMLPLMQSSKPLDLYLRLVSKHELRPHITLESAVQSAADRGQSLLYGLLFGCLSMLILHNLTRFAYTRSRSSLWLASCEFLLLLSALFLLNVIGPWFPNWQGAQTAGAYLALLLTAPCGLMFTYSFFSPLGPHPLNKLLLGDILVISLGGLLLLFVDTLPLNVMTYGLVGLASLSILLVSAYHWQKGYRPARLFVVAMVIFNIGTLVILPALLGLTLVAPEGLLVALLVFISVSGLLMSIALGERRRSITEDQFSLSRDLAASNAEIAAKAEFLAKISHEIRTPMNGVLGMTELLLGTPLSVKQRDYVQTIHSAGNELLTLINEILDISKLESGQIELDDVQFDLNALIEDCLSIFRAKAEQQNVELISFIQPQVPRVISGDPTRLRQTLLSLLENAMKKTDEGEILIVVALDERSGQPRLRIAVQDSGVPMDDEERDALLHAELQSKNFLAATRLGGHLGLVIARQLVLLMRGEFGIKTGTNQGSTLWLTLPLDPQHLEHPTSDLDGPLKGARVLVVDDNDTCRKVLVQQCSAWGLNVSAVPSGKEALALLRTKAHLRDYFDVVLLDQNMPGMTGMQLAAKIKEDPSLNHDILLVMLTGISNAPSKIIARNAGIKRILAKPVAGYTLKTTLADELSQRGKSQVVATPLSAPPAPGVTVPSDFRILVAEDNSISTKVIRGMLGKLNLQPDTASNGEEALRAMKAQRYDLVLMDCEMPVLDGFSATQQLRAWEVGNQRVRTPVVALTAHILSEHKERARQAGMDGHMAKPVELSQLRELVEHWVAQRDSQRVQEQTTS; translated from the coding sequence GTGCGCTGGCTCAGGATCGCCATAAGTTTCACCGTCAGCCTGCTGACCCTGCTGTGCCTCGCAACGGCTGCACAAGCCTCGCAAGGCAGTGGCTGGGCGGTATTGCAGGATGACCAGGCCGACCTGCAACTGAGCGATATCCGCTCTTCACGCTACATCAACCAATTCAGTCCCATCGAACTCGACCGCCTCACCGCCGCCCAACCCGGTGGCGCCCTGTGGTTGCGCTTTCGCCTGCAGCCGGGCAAACACGAACAGCTCCTGCGGATCTTCGCCCCGGACCTGGCCCGCCTGGACCTCTACACCTTCGATGGCGACACCCTGGTCGACCAGGTACGCAGCGGCAACGACCTGCCCAAGGTCGACCGACCACTGTCGAGCAGCGACTTCATGCTGCCCCTGATGCAAAGCAGCAAGCCCCTGGACCTGTACCTGAGGCTGGTGTCCAAGCACGAACTGCGCCCGCACATCACCCTCGAGTCGGCGGTGCAGAGCGCCGCCGATCGCGGTCAGAGCCTGCTCTACGGGCTGCTGTTCGGCTGCCTGTCGATGCTGATCCTGCACAACCTGACCCGTTTCGCCTACACCCGCTCTCGCAGCAGCCTGTGGCTGGCCTCCTGCGAGTTCCTGCTGCTGCTCAGCGCACTGTTCCTGCTGAACGTGATCGGCCCCTGGTTCCCCAACTGGCAGGGGGCACAGACCGCTGGCGCCTACCTGGCGCTGCTGCTCACCGCGCCCTGCGGGCTGATGTTCACCTACAGCTTCTTCTCGCCCCTCGGCCCGCACCCACTGAACAAGCTGCTGCTGGGCGACATCCTGGTGATCAGCCTCGGTGGCCTGTTGCTGCTGTTCGTCGACACCCTGCCGCTGAACGTGATGACCTACGGCCTGGTCGGGCTGGCCAGCCTGAGCATCCTGCTGGTGTCCGCCTATCACTGGCAGAAGGGCTATCGCCCGGCGCGGCTGTTCGTCGTCGCCATGGTCATCTTCAACATCGGCACCCTGGTCATCCTGCCGGCCCTGCTGGGCCTGACCCTGGTCGCGCCGGAAGGCCTGCTCGTCGCCCTGCTGGTCTTCATTTCCGTCAGCGGCCTGCTGATGAGCATCGCCCTGGGCGAGCGTCGGCGCAGCATCACCGAAGACCAGTTCAGCCTCAGCCGCGACCTGGCGGCCAGCAATGCCGAAATCGCCGCCAAGGCCGAGTTCCTGGCGAAGATCAGCCATGAGATCCGCACCCCGATGAACGGCGTGCTGGGCATGACCGAACTGCTGCTGGGCACGCCACTGTCGGTCAAGCAGCGTGACTACGTGCAGACCATCCACAGCGCCGGCAATGAACTGCTGACACTGATCAACGAGATCCTCGACATCTCCAAGCTCGAGTCCGGGCAGATCGAGCTCGACGACGTGCAGTTCGACCTCAACGCGCTGATCGAAGACTGCCTGAGCATCTTCCGCGCCAAGGCCGAGCAGCAGAACGTCGAGCTGATCAGCTTCATCCAGCCCCAGGTGCCGCGGGTGATCAGCGGCGACCCGACACGCCTGCGCCAGACCCTGCTGAGCCTGCTGGAAAACGCGATGAAGAAGACCGACGAGGGTGAAATCCTCATCGTCGTCGCGCTCGACGAACGCAGTGGCCAGCCGCGCCTGCGCATTGCCGTCCAGGACAGTGGAGTGCCGATGGATGACGAGGAACGCGACGCCCTTCTCCACGCTGAACTGCAGAGCAAGAACTTCCTCGCCGCGACTCGCCTGGGTGGGCATCTGGGCCTGGTGATCGCCCGTCAACTGGTGCTGCTGATGCGCGGCGAGTTCGGCATCAAGACCGGGACCAACCAGGGCAGCACCCTGTGGCTGACGCTACCGCTGGACCCACAGCACCTCGAACACCCGACCTCCGACCTCGACGGCCCGCTCAAGGGTGCCCGGGTGCTGGTGGTCGACGACAACGACACCTGCCGCAAGGTCCTGGTTCAGCAATGCAGTGCCTGGGGCCTGAACGTCAGTGCCGTACCGTCCGGCAAGGAGGCCCTGGCCCTGTTGCGGACCAAGGCCCACCTGCGCGACTACTTCGACGTGGTCCTGCTGGACCAGAACATGCCCGGCATGACCGGCATGCAACTGGCGGCGAAGATCAAGGAAGACCCCAGCCTCAACCACGACATCCTGCTGGTCATGCTCACCGGCATCAGCAATGCGCCGAGCAAGATCATTGCGCGCAACGCCGGCATCAAGCGCATCCTGGCCAAGCCGGTGGCCGGCTACACGCTCAAGACCACCCTGGCGGACGAACTGTCCCAGCGTGGCAAGAGCCAGGTCGTGGCGACACCGCTCAGCGCCCCGCCAGCCCCCGGGGTCACGGTGCCCAGCGACTTCCGGATCCTGGTGGCCGAGGACAACAGCATCTCCACCAAGGTGATTCGCGGCATGCTCGGCAAGCTCAACCTGCAGCCCGACACCGCCAGCAATGGTGAGGAAGCCCTGCGGGCGATGAAGGCCCAGCGCTACGACCTGGTGCTGATGGACTGCGAGATGCCGGTGCTCGACGGGTTCTCCGCCACCCAGCAGCTGCGCGCCTGGGAAGTCGGCAACCAGCGGGTCCGCACGCCGGTGGTGGCGCTGACCGCGCACATCCTCAGCGAGCACAAGGAACGCGCCCGCCAGGCCGGCATGGACGGCCACATGGCCAAGCCCGTGGAACTCTCGCAGCTGCGCGAGCTGGTCGAACACTGGGTAGCCCAACGCGACAGCCAGCGGGTCCAGGAACAGACCACCTCCTGA
- the purD gene encoding phosphoribosylamine--glycine ligase has product MNVLIIGSGGREHALAWKVAQDPRVEKVFVAPGNAGTAIEAKCENVAIDVLALEQLADFAEKNVSLTIVGPEVPLVAGVVDLFRSRGLDCFGPTAGAAQLEGSKAFTKDFLARHKIPTADYQNFTEIEPALAYLREKGAPIVIKADGLAAGKGVIVAMTLAEAEDAVRDMLAGNAFGDAGSRVVIEEFLDGEEASFIVMVDGKNVLPMATSQDHKRVGDGDSGPNTGGMGAYSPAPVVTSEVHQRVMDQVIWPTVRGMAEEGNVYTGFLYAGLMIDKAGNPKVIEFNCRFGDPETQPVMLRLQSSLVLLVEAALAQALDKVEAQWDPRPSLGIVLAAGGYPGDYAKGAPISGLDAAATLEGKVFHAGTALKDGQIVTSGGRVLCATALGESVGAAQQQAYQLAAKINWEGCFYRSDIGYRAIARERAESQE; this is encoded by the coding sequence ATGAATGTCCTGATCATCGGCAGTGGCGGTCGTGAACACGCCCTGGCCTGGAAAGTCGCCCAGGATCCGCGCGTCGAGAAAGTATTCGTCGCCCCGGGCAACGCCGGCACCGCCATCGAGGCCAAGTGCGAAAACGTCGCCATCGACGTCCTGGCCCTGGAGCAGTTGGCGGACTTCGCCGAGAAGAACGTCTCCCTGACCATCGTCGGCCCGGAAGTGCCACTGGTCGCCGGCGTGGTCGACCTGTTCCGCTCCCGTGGCCTGGACTGCTTCGGCCCGACCGCCGGTGCCGCCCAGCTGGAAGGCTCCAAGGCCTTCACCAAGGATTTCCTGGCCCGTCACAAGATCCCGACCGCCGACTACCAGAACTTCACCGAGATCGAGCCGGCCCTGGCCTATCTGCGTGAAAAAGGCGCCCCCATCGTGATCAAGGCCGACGGCCTGGCCGCCGGCAAGGGCGTGATCGTCGCCATGACCCTGGCCGAAGCCGAAGACGCCGTGCGCGATATGCTCGCCGGCAACGCCTTCGGTGACGCCGGTTCGCGCGTGGTGATCGAGGAGTTCCTCGACGGCGAGGAGGCCAGCTTCATCGTCATGGTCGACGGCAAGAACGTCCTGCCAATGGCCACCAGCCAGGACCACAAGCGCGTCGGCGACGGCGACAGCGGTCCGAACACCGGCGGCATGGGCGCCTATTCGCCAGCTCCGGTGGTCACCAGCGAAGTCCACCAGCGCGTGATGGACCAGGTGATCTGGCCGACCGTGCGCGGCATGGCCGAGGAAGGCAACGTCTACACCGGCTTCCTGTACGCGGGGCTGATGATCGACAAGGCCGGCAACCCCAAGGTCATCGAGTTCAACTGCCGTTTCGGCGACCCGGAAACCCAGCCGGTGATGCTGCGCCTGCAGTCGAGCCTGGTCCTGCTGGTCGAGGCCGCCCTGGCCCAGGCCCTGGACAAGGTCGAGGCCCAGTGGGACCCACGGCCGAGCCTGGGCATCGTCCTGGCCGCCGGCGGCTACCCGGGCGACTATGCCAAGGGCGCGCCGATCAGCGGCCTGGATGCAGCAGCCACCCTGGAAGGCAAGGTGTTCCACGCCGGTACCGCCCTCAAGGACGGCCAGATCGTCACTTCCGGCGGTCGCGTGCTCTGCGCCACCGCGCTGGGCGAGAGTGTTGGCGCCGCCCAGCAGCAGGCTTACCAGCTCGCGGCTAAAATCAATTGGGAAGGCTGCTTCTACCGGAGCGACATCGGTTACCGTGCAATTGCACGCGAACGCGCAGAAAGCCAGGAATAA
- the purH gene encoding bifunctional phosphoribosylaminoimidazolecarboxamide formyltransferase/IMP cyclohydrolase — translation MTDQTTRLPIRRALISVSDKTGILDFARELEALGVEILSTGGTFKLLRDNGVAAVEVADYTGFAEMMDGRVKTLHPKIHGGILGRRGIDDAIMNEHGIQPIDLVAVNLYPFEATISKPGCDLPTAIENIDIGGPTMVRSAAKNHKDVAIVVNASDYAQVLESLKAGGLTYAQRFDLMLKAFEHTAAYDGMIANYMGTVNQAAETLSTEGRSEFPRTFNSQFIKAQEMRYGENPHQSAAFYVEAKPAEAGIATATQLQGKELSYNNVADTDAALECVKSFVKPACVIVKHANPCGVAVSPDAEGGIRQAYELAYATDSESAFGGIIAFNRELDAETAKAIVERQFVEVIIAPSVSEEARAIVAAKANVRLLACGQWDAERAPAWDYKRVNGGLLVQSRDIGMITSADLKVVTKRAPTEQEINDLIFAWKVAKYVKSNAIVYAKNRQTIGVGAGQMSRVNSARIAAIKAEHAGLQVQGAVMASDAFFPFRDGIDNAAKVGITAVIQPGGSMRDSEVIAAADEAGIAMVFTGMRHFRH, via the coding sequence ATGACCGACCAGACTACCCGCCTGCCGATCCGCCGCGCCCTAATCAGCGTTTCCGACAAGACCGGAATCCTCGATTTCGCTCGTGAACTGGAAGCCCTGGGCGTGGAAATCCTCTCCACCGGCGGCACCTTCAAGCTGCTGCGGGACAACGGCGTCGCCGCCGTGGAAGTCGCGGACTACACCGGCTTTGCGGAAATGATGGACGGCCGGGTGAAAACCCTGCACCCGAAAATCCACGGTGGCATCCTCGGTCGTCGCGGTATCGACGATGCAATCATGAACGAGCACGGCATCCAGCCGATCGACCTGGTAGCGGTCAACCTCTACCCGTTCGAAGCGACCATCAGCAAGCCTGGCTGTGACCTGCCGACCGCCATCGAGAACATCGACATCGGCGGCCCGACCATGGTCCGCTCGGCGGCCAAGAACCACAAGGACGTCGCCATCGTCGTCAACGCCAGCGACTATGCCCAGGTCCTGGAAAGCCTCAAGGCCGGCGGCCTGACCTACGCCCAGCGCTTCGACCTGATGCTCAAGGCATTCGAGCACACCGCCGCCTACGACGGCATGATCGCCAACTACATGGGCACCGTGAACCAGGCGGCCGAGACGCTCTCGACCGAAGGCCGCAGCGAATTCCCGCGCACCTTCAACAGCCAGTTCATCAAGGCCCAGGAAATGCGCTACGGCGAGAACCCGCACCAGAGCGCGGCGTTCTACGTGGAAGCCAAGCCTGCCGAAGCCGGTATCGCCACCGCGACCCAGCTGCAAGGCAAGGAACTGTCCTACAACAACGTGGCCGACACCGATGCCGCGCTGGAGTGCGTGAAGAGCTTCGTCAAGCCGGCCTGCGTGATCGTCAAGCACGCCAACCCGTGCGGCGTAGCGGTCAGCCCGGACGCCGAAGGCGGTATCCGCCAGGCCTATGAACTGGCCTACGCCACCGACAGCGAGTCGGCGTTCGGCGGCATCATCGCCTTCAACCGTGAACTGGACGCCGAAACCGCCAAGGCCATCGTCGAGCGCCAGTTCGTCGAAGTGATCATCGCCCCTTCCGTCAGCGAAGAGGCCCGTGCCATCGTCGCCGCCAAGGCCAACGTCCGCCTGCTGGCGTGCGGCCAGTGGGACGCCGAGCGCGCCCCGGCCTGGGACTACAAGCGCGTCAACGGCGGCCTGCTGGTACAGAGCCGCGACATCGGCATGATCACCAGCGCCGACCTGAAGGTCGTGACCAAACGCGCCCCGACCGAGCAGGAAATCAACGACCTGATCTTCGCCTGGAAAGTCGCCAAGTACGTCAAGTCCAACGCCATCGTCTACGCCAAGAACCGCCAGACCATCGGCGTCGGCGCCGGCCAGATGAGCCGTGTGAACTCGGCCCGTATCGCTGCGATCAAAGCGGAGCACGCAGGCCTGCAGGTACAGGGCGCAGTCATGGCCTCGGACGCCTTCTTCCCGTTCCGCGACGGCATCGACAACGCGGCCAAGGTCGGCATCACCGCGGTGATCCAGCCAGGCGGTTCGATGCGTGACAGCGAAGTGATTGCCGCTGCCGACGAGGCCGGCATTGCCATGGTCTTCACCGGCATGCGCCACTTCCGCCACTAA
- the fis gene encoding DNA-binding transcriptional regulator Fis has protein sequence MTMMTETLVSGTTPVSDNVNLKQHLNTPSEEGQTLRGSVEKALHNYFAHLEGAAVTDVYNLVLSEVEAPLLESVMNYVKGNQTKASELLGLNRGTLRKKLKQYDLL, from the coding sequence ATGACGATGATGACCGAGACTTTAGTGAGTGGAACAACGCCCGTGAGCGACAACGTCAATTTGAAACAGCACCTCAATACGCCGAGCGAAGAGGGCCAGACCCTTCGCGGCAGCGTCGAGAAGGCGCTGCACAATTATTTCGCCCACCTAGAGGGCGCGGCCGTCACGGACGTGTACAACCTGGTGCTCTCCGAAGTCGAGGCTCCCCTGCTCGAAAGCGTGATGAACTACGTCAAGGGCAACCAGACCAAGGCCAGCGAGCTGCTGGGCTTGAACCGCGGAACCCTGCGCAAGAAACTCAAGCAGTACGATTTGCTGTAA